The following are encoded together in the Scomber scombrus chromosome 7, fScoSco1.1, whole genome shotgun sequence genome:
- the LOC133984094 gene encoding cathepsin S-like: MRPTDQGLMLGSLLLVSMCVGAAAMFSSQQLDDHWDLWKKTHGKTYKDEVEETHRRGLWEKNLMLITKHNLEASMGLHTYDMGMNFMGDMTPEEIQQSFATLTPPTNLKRGPSPFLGTTGADVPDTMDWREKGCVTSVKFQGACGSCWAFSAAGALEGQLALKTGKLVDLSPQNLVDCSSKYGNKGCNGGYMDQAFQYVIDNQGIDSDSSYPYTGHQGQCRYNSMYRAANCSRYNFLTEGDEGGLKQAIGTIGPISVGIDATRPRFTFYRSGVYDDPTCTQNVNHAVLAVGYGTLNGQDYWLVKNSWGATFGDQGFIRMARNKGDQCGIARYACYPVM, translated from the exons ATGCGTCCGACTGATCAAG gccTGATGTTGGGGAGCCTGCTGCTTGTCTCCATGTGTGTTGGGGCAGCAGCCATGTTTAGCAGCCAACAGCTGGACGACCACTGGGACCTGTGGAAGAAGACGCACGGGAAGACATACAAGGATGAG gTGGAAGAAACACACCGCAGGGGATTGTGGGAGAAGAACCTGATGCTCATCACCAAGCACAACCTGGAGGCCTCCATGGGGCTTCACACCTATGATATGGGCATGAACTTCATGGGAGACATG ACACCAGAGGAGATCCAGCAATCCTTTGCCACGCTCACTCCTCCCACTAACCTGAAGAGGGGGCCATCTCCTTTTCTGGGCACCACAGGTGCTGATGTACCAGACACCATGGACTGGAGGGAGAAGGGCTGCGTCACCAGCGTCAAGTTtcag GGTGCTTGTGGCTCCTGTTGGGCCTTCAGTGCTGCCGGCGCCCTGGAGGGTCAGTTGGCCTTGAAAACAGGGAAGCTGGTAGACCTCAGCCCCCAAAACCTGGTAGACTGTTCAAGCAAATACGGCAACAAGGGCTGCAACGGTGGCTACATGGACCAAGCCTTCCAGTACGTCATCGACAACCAGGGTATCGACTCTGACTCTTCATACCCTTACACAGGACAC CAAGGACAGTGCCGCTACAACTCCATGTACCGCGCTGCAAACTGCTCCCGGTACAACTTCCTTACTGAGGGGGACGAGGGGGGTCTGAAACAGGCAATTGGCACCATTGGACCCATTTCAGTGGGGATTGACGCAACACGGCCCAGATTTACTTTCTACAGGAGTG GAGTGTACGATGACCCGACCTGCACTCAGAATGTGAACCATGCGGTGTTAGCTGTGGGCTATGGCACACTGAACGGACAAGACTACTGGCTGGTGAAGAACAG CTGGGGAGCCACTTTTGGAGACCAGGGCTTCATCCGGATGGCACGCAACAAGGGCGACCAGTGTGGCATCGCTCGATATGCCTGCTACCCCGTCATGTAA